A single region of the Lycium barbarum isolate Lr01 chromosome 2, ASM1917538v2, whole genome shotgun sequence genome encodes:
- the LOC132629223 gene encoding UPF0496 protein At3g19330-like, whose product MLHCLQQLSLTAKTKDSPQALEGGLVDDNTSIDRSSPTVNLSQAYTLAVQASCNKEIWSKLHHEVPPALNVEEVAQIEFQEEPLELKDVLEPSREHVQEKISRIKQDAINQLIAKYFDNSEQTARLCIRISQNVNKARLLYAPVHKILDVLPPDSDSLSQAQYDLAFDIFLQFDSLANHFPRRDTYNFNDMLDCSFQLKNQLELRLHKSRSKVKLLRRATRGSALCLVAATVGAVISAVVIATHGLAALVAITISPACLLPSNMEKKEVDLMQLDYATKGIFFLHNHLNTVKILVGLLHDAVESYNGTIRFGLVRGRDRYHIREALKQLRRKHSAFLEELVSLEEHLCVCFTAISTARDHLLNYLRHQNQAPR is encoded by the exons ATGCTGCATTGTCTGCAGCAGTTATCATTAACAGCAAAAACTAAGGACTCACCTCAAGCTTTGGAAG GTGGTTTAGTTGATGATAATACTTCAATTGATCGATCTTCACCTACTGTCAACCTGTCACAAGCATATACACTTGCTGTTCAAGCTTCTTGCAACAAAGAGATCTGGTCCAAGCTGCACCACGAAGTCCCCCCAGCCCTGAATGTGGAGGAGGTAGCACAAATTGAGTTCCAGGAGGAACCCCTGGAACTCAAAGATGTCCTTGAACCGAGCCGTGAGCATGTCCAAGAGAAAATTTCGCGTATAAAACAAGACGCCATAAACCAACTTATTGCTAAGTACTTTGACAATAGTGAGCAAACTGCTCGTCTCTGTATCCGTATCTCTCAAAATGTGAACAAAGCTCGACTCTTATATGCCCCCGTTCATAAAATTCTCGATGTCCTTCCCCCGGACTCGGATTCCCTTTCGCAAGCTCAGTATGATTTGGCGTTTGACATCTTCCTCCAGTTCGACAGCCTCGCCAATCACTTTCCTCGACGTGACACCTATAACTTCAATGATATGCTTGATTGCTCCTTCCAGCTAAAGAACCAGCTCGAACTTCGTCTACACAAGTCACGTTCAAAAGTCAAACTTCTCCGCCGTGCCACCAGAGGCTCAGCCTTATGTCTTGTTGCAGCTACCGTTGGAGCGGTCATATCAGCTGTTGTTATAGCTACTCATGGTCTTGCCGCTCTTGTTGCCATCACAATAAGCCCCGCTTGCCTCCTCCCTTCAAATATGGAAAAAAAAGAAGTAGATCTCATGCAACTGGATTATGCAACAAAAGGGATTTTTTTCCTCCACAATCACTTAAATACTGTAAAAATCCTAGTGGGCTTGTTACATGACGCGGTGGAGTCCTACAATGGTACTATTCGCTTTGGGCTAGTGCGTGGAAGAGATCGGTATCACATTCGGGAGGCACTGAAGCAACTTCGTAGGAAACATAGTGCTTTCCTTGAGGAGCTTGTGAGTCTTGAGGAACATCTGTGTGTGTGTTTTACTGCAATAAGTACGGCTAGAGACCATCTTCTTAATTATCTCCGTCATCAAAATCAGGCTCCTCGATAA